A window from Manduca sexta isolate Smith_Timp_Sample1 chromosome 24, JHU_Msex_v1.0, whole genome shotgun sequence encodes these proteins:
- the LOC115445405 gene encoding protein turtle isoform X5, translated as MGWRAVQPPHIAAGLLLLLLVNLPVTCHQDHQDAVHITAILGESVVFNCQVDFPEDIPVPYVLQWEKKVGETGQDIPIYIWYESYPTHSGEGYEGRVSRVAPDSPYGAASLNLTNIRESDQGWYECKVVFLNRSPNQHKNGTWFHLDVHAPPRFSITPEDIIYVNLGDAIILNCQAEGTPTPEILWYKDANPVEPSGTVGIFNDGTELRISNIRHEDIGDYTCIARNGEGQVSHTARVIIAGGAVITMPPTNQTKLEGEKVQFSCEAKALPGNVTVKWFREGAPVAEVAALETRVTIRRDGALVINPVAADDSGQYLCEVSNGIGDPQSASAYLNVEYPAKVTFTPTVQYLPFRLAGVVQCYIKANPPLQYVTWTKDKRLLEPYQTKDIVIMNNGSLLFTRVNQNHQGRYTCTPYNAQGTQGSSGPMEVLVRKPPVFTVEPEPLYQRKVGESVEMHCEAQEAEGTQRPSVTWRRRDGLPLQKSRVRALGGNITIDTLRRQDFGIYQCVASNEVATIVADTQLVIEGTQPHAPYNVSGTATEFQVTLRWQPGYAGGPDYKQDYTIWYREAGFSEWTKVPVTPSGATFVTINRLQPGTTYEFQVNSKNTIGEGMMSKAITIRTLDVGAKPKVAPTPSGPVDRTLFPVAPEGSGPKPGSPRNLTVTEVHNGFLITWQAPLERAHLVQYYTIKYRTDAQWKTLNRGQIRPEETSYLVKNLVGGRTYYFRVLANSATSYESSEEVKFPVPARVKHKAITAGVVGGILFFIVAIILSVCAVKICNKRKRRKQEKAYNMVAARLTDLRAADSTQVPFKKKSDLENAEYRV; from the exons ATGGGCTGGCGCGCCGTGCAACCGCCGCACATCGCCGCCGGCTTGCTTCTTCTGCTGCTAGTCAACCTACCAG TGACGTGCCACCAAGACCATCAAGATGCTGTTCACATCACGGCTATCCTCGGCGAGAGTGTCGTTTTCAACTGCCAGGTGGACTTCCCCGAAGACATCCCGGTGCCGTACGTGTTGCAGTGGGAGAAGAAGGTAGGCGAAACG GGACAGGACATCCCAATCTACATCTGGTACGAAAGCTATCCGACTCATAGCGGGGAGGGGTACGAAGGCAGGGTATCGCGCGTCGCTCCCGACTCACCATATGGAGCGGCCAGCCTCAACCTCACCAATATCCGCGAATCTGATCAG GGTTGGTACGAGTGTAAGGTGGTGTTCCTTAACCGTTCGCCAAATCAACACAAGAACGGCACATGGTTCCACTTGGACGTGCATGCGCCGCCGCGCTTCTCCATCACACCGGAAGACATTATATACGTTAATTTAG GAGATGCCATCATTCTCAACTGTCAGGCGGAGGGTACGCCCACGCCTGAGATCCTTTGGTACAAAGATGCGAACCCCGTAGAACCATCGGGCACGGTAGGCATATTCAACGACGGCACCGAGCTCCGCATCAGCAACATCAGACACGAGGACATCGGGGACTACACGTGCATCGCTCGCAACGGGGAGGGACAAGTGTCGCACACCGCGCGGGTCATCATCGCCGGAGGGGCCGTCATTACC ATGCCGCCAACAAACCAAACGAAATTAGAAGGTGAAAAAGTGCAGTTCTCGTGTGAAGCAAAGGCTCTGCCTGGAAACGTAACAGTAAAGTGGTTTCGAGAAGGCGCGCCCGTCGCCGAAGTAGCTGCCCTGGAGACCAGAGTGACTATCCGACGAGACGGAGCGCTCGTCATCAACCCAGTGGCCGCGGACGACTCAGGACAATATCTGTGTGAAGTATCGAACGGCATCGGGGATCCCCAAAGCGCATCGGCCTATTTAAATGTTGAAT ATCCAGCGAAAGTAACGTTCACTCCGACTGTACAGTATTTGCCCTTTCGATTGGCGGGCGTGGTACAATGTTACATAAAGGCGAACCCACCACTGCAATACGTGACGTGGACGAAAGACAAGAGGTTGTTGGAGCCGTACCAAACGAAGGACATTGTCATTATGAACAACGGTTCACTGCTTTTCACTAGAGTCAATCAGAATCATCAGGGCCGGTACACTTGCACGCCTTATAATGCACAAGGGACCCAAGGATCTTCAG GTCCGATGGAAGTTTTAGTACGCAAACCTCCGGTATTCACAGTGGAACCAGAACCGTTGTATCAAAGAAAG gtGGGTGAATCAGTAGAAATGCATTGCGAGGCACAAGAGGCGGAGGGCACGCAGCGGCCGAGCGTGACGTGGCGGCGGCGCGACGGGCTGCCGCTGCAGAAGAGCCGCGTGCGCGCGCTCGGCGGCAACATCACCATCGACACGCTCCGCCGCCAGGACTTCGGCATCTACCAGTGCGTCGCCTCCAACGAG GTGGCGACCATAGTGGCGGACACGCAGCTCGTGATCGAGGGCACACAGCCGCACGCGCCCTACAATGTGTCGGGGACAGCCACTGAGTTCCAAGTAACGCTGCGCTGGCAGCCGGGGTACGCGGGCGGGCCCGACTACAAGCAAGACTACACCATTTGGTACAGGGAGGCTGGCTTTTCTGAGTGGACAAAGGTTCCTGTCACCCCGTCTGGTGCTACTTTC GTAACAATAAATCGCCTGCAACCAGGAACTACGTACGAGTTTCAAGTGAACAGCAAGAACACGATAGGAGAAGGGATGATGAGCAAAGCTATTACGATAAGAACTTTGG ATGTAGGAGCTAAACCAAAGGTGGCACCCACACCCTCGGGCCCTGTAGACAGAACTTTATTTCCGGTTGCACCCGAAGGCTCtg GTCCGAAGCCGGGGTCCCCTCGCAACCTGACGGTGACGGAGGTGCACAACGGGTTCCTCATCACGTGGCAGGCGCCGCTCGAGCGCGCGCACCTCGTGCAGTACTACACCATCAAGTACCGCACCGACGCGCAGTGGAAGACGCTCAACCGCGGCCAGATCCGGCCCGAGGAGACCAGCTATCTAG TGAAAAATCTAGTCGGCGGGCGCACCTATTACTTCCGAGTACTGGCCAACTCGGCGACCAGTTACGAGAGTTCGGAGGAGGTTAAGTTTCCGGTGCCGGCGCGCGTCAAACACAAAGCGATCACGGCGGGAGTGGTGGGCGGCATACTGTTCTTCATAGTCGCTATTATACTGTCTGTGTGCGCGGTGAAGATATGCAACAAGCGCAAGCGTCGCAAGCAGGAGAAAG